The sequence GGTAAGACTGAGGAAATGGATTTAGAAGTTTATATAATTGGTGTAGTAAGTGCAGAGATGCCTGCTAATTTCGATAAGGAGGCATTAAAGGCACAGGCAGTAGCAGCACGTACTTTTGCTATAAATAAAATTATGGAAAGGTGCTCTCAAGCCAATGGAGCAGATATATGTGATACTGTACATTGTCAAGCTTATCTTGACAAAGATAAAAGAATGGAATCGTGGGATCAAAATAAAGCACAGGAGTATTATGAAAAAATAAAAGCAGCAGTAAACGAGACTGCAGGTGAAGTTGTGACCTATAATGGGAGCATTATAAAATATCCACAATATTTTGCAATTAGTGCAGGAAAAACTGAAGATTCAATAGATGTTTTTAATGAAGATATACCATATTTAAAATCTGTTCCAAGTAAAGGCGAAGAAATAGCTCCTAAGTACAAAGCCTCTAAAAATGTATCAATCAATGAATTTATCAATATTGTGAATTCTAAGTATCCAAACTCAAATTTAAAATCAGCACAAGTGAAAAAATCTGTATCCATCCTGAGTAGAACAGTATCTGGTGCTGTAAAGGAAATTCAATTAGGATG comes from Clostridium sp. TW13 and encodes:
- the spoIID gene encoding stage II sporulation protein D, producing MRRFNTSEKIKKIMLSYLIIIFTLTIVIVAIVFFVGDNKKGEAYGKDSAKQFVINDKEVNVTKSKLNKIKVYRASSGKTEEMDLEVYIIGVVSAEMPANFDKEALKAQAVAARTFAINKIMERCSQANGADICDTVHCQAYLDKDKRMESWDQNKAQEYYEKIKAAVNETAGEVVTYNGSIIKYPQYFAISAGKTEDSIDVFNEDIPYLKSVPSKGEEIAPKYKASKNVSINEFINIVNSKYPNSNLKSAQVKKSVSILSRTVSGAVKEIQLGCQKITGVDFRKIFELNSSNFSLDFNESSITITCFGYGHDVGMSQWGANIMAKSGHSYREILNHYYSGTNISKLDAN